Sequence from the Flavobacterium sp. TR2 genome:
TATGCCTGTATTTTTTGCGTATTGCGAAAAAGGAAATGTTTTACACAGTTTTGGTGCCAATGGTGCTGTTAGAAGCTTAAAAAAACAGCAGTCTGGCATTATGAGCAATTCATCTTCAATTAATAGCGTATTGTATTTTGAAAGCCATAAACAGATCAAGTTTTCATTGATCGGAATACCGACAAATCTCGATGCTGCAGAGAATGCTGATTTTGCTTTTCAGATTAAAAAGAGATTTACGCACGAATCTGGAAATTATTTATATATAGGAGCTGAGAATATGCAAATAGAAGGGAAGCTTCAAGAGCTTAAAACGATTCCGCAAAAAGGAACTGTCCGTTATTTGCTGATGAAAAAAATTCTGCATGAAATTCTGGAGCTGGAGATAGCGCAGCATAGTTATAATTACTTGACTCCGCTTAAGCCTGTTTTGGACTTTGCAGTTAAACAGCTTAGTGAAATGAAAAAATTGTCAGACATCAATTTAGGCCATATTTTAGCGCCAGTATTATTTTTTAAGAGAAATATGCAATCGCGAGTTCTCAAGGAAAAGTACTTAGAATTAAAACCTTATAACCAAAAATTAGCTAGCTAGTAAGCATTATTATATCCTTCACTTTCAAAAAAAAACAGCTTCTATCGAGCTGTTTTTTTCTTTTTTATTCTTTTTCAAAATAAAGAATAAAATATACCATTATAAGGTTTAAAATGAGAGAAATACTGTTGGTGATAATAATAGGCAAATCGTTTTTCAAAATGCCATAAACAACCCATATGGCAATCCCAAAAGTAAGCGTGCCAAACATTCTAAGCGAAATCTGCTTCACTTTTTTGGTTTTCCAAACCTTCAGAATTTGCGGAACTGTCGATATCGTGACACACGCTCCCGCAAAAAGTCCTATTGCATCAATAAAATTCATTTTTTATTTTTTTAAGATTCTGAGATTCTAAGTTTTTAAGGGTTAAGATGTTTATTTATAGTTTTTTAGGTTTTTTTAGGTAGATTACATAAAAAAAAAGCTCAGCATCTTAGTAGCTTAGAAACTTAGAAGCTTAGAAATTTTTCACCCCACCAATTCCCCGCCATTGACATGAATAAACTGCCCTGTAATATAACTGCTGTCTTG
This genomic interval carries:
- a CDS encoding SemiSWEET family sugar transporter, whose protein sequence is MNFIDAIGLFAGACVTISTVPQILKVWKTKKVKQISLRMFGTLTFGIAIWVVYGILKNDLPIIITNSISLILNLIMVYFILYFEKE